In one Solanum dulcamara chromosome 1, daSolDulc1.2, whole genome shotgun sequence genomic region, the following are encoded:
- the LOC129898919 gene encoding protein FLOWERING LOCUS T-like: MSSTRGRDTLELCGVIRDVLDPFTRSISLSVVYNRKEVINGTNLRPSQITKQPKVEIGGNELSTFYTLIMVDPDAPSPSNPNLREYLHWLVTDIPATTGVTFGDEVICYESPGPSMGIHRIVFSLFRQLGRETVYAPNWRQNFNTRDFAKLYNLGSPVAAVYFNCQRENGTGGRRGG, from the exons ATGTCATCAACAAGAGGAAGAGACACTTTAGAACTTTGTGGAGTTATACGTGATGTGTTGGATCCATTCACAAGGTCTATTAGCCTAAGTGTTGTTTACAACCGTAAGGAAGTTATCAATGGCACTAATTTGAGGCCTTCTCAAATTACAAAGCAACCTAAGGTTGAGATTGGCGGAAATGAACTTTCTACTTTTTACACTCTG ATTATGGTGGATCCTGATGCTCCAAGTCCGAGCAATCCAAATTTGAGGGAATATCTACATTG GTTGGTCACTGATATCCCAGCAACCACAGGAGTAACCTTTG GCGAtgaagttatatgctatgagaGCCCAGGGCCTTCAATGGGAATACATCGGAttgttttctctctatttcGTCAATTGGGCAGAGAAACTGTTTATGCACCAAATTGGCGTCAAAATTTCAATACAAGAGATTTTGCTAAACTCTACAATCTTGGATCACCTGTTGCTGCTGTTTATTTCAATTGCCAAAGGGAAAATGGCACAGGCGGTCGTCGCGGTGGATAA
- the LOC129898930 gene encoding protein FLOWERING LOCUS T-like has protein sequence MSSTRGRDTLELGGVISDVLDPFTRSISLSVVYNNREVINGTNLRPSQITNQPRIEIGGNNLSTFYTLIVVDPDAPSPSNPNLREYLHWLVTDIPATTVVTFGNEVICYESPRPSMGIHRIVFSLFRQLGRDTVYAPNWRQNFNTRQFAELYNLGLPAAAVYFNCQRENGTGGRRSE, from the exons ATGTCATCAACAAGAGGAAGAGACACCTTAGAACTTGGTGGAGTGATAAGTGATGTGTTAGATCCATTCACAAGGTCTATTAGCCTAAGTGTTGTTTACAACAATAGGGAAGTTATCAATGGCACTAATTTGAGGCCTTCTCAAATTACAAATCAACCTAGGATTGAGATTGGCGGAAATAATCTTTCCACTTTTTATACTCTG ATTGTGGTGGATCCTGATGCTCCGAGTCCAAGCAATCCAAATTTGAGGGAGTACCTACATTG GTTGGTCACTGATATCCCAGCAACCACAGTAGTAACCTTTG GCAAtgaagttatatgctatgaaagCCCAAGGCCATCAATGGGAATACATCGAattgttttctccttatttCGTCAATTGGGCAGAGACACTGTTTATGCACCAAATTGGCGTCAAAATTTTAATACAAGACAATTTGCTGAACTCTATAATCTTGGCTTACCTGCTGCTGCTGTTTACTTCAATTGTCAAAGAGAAAATGGCACTGGCGGTCGTCGAAGCGAATAA
- the LOC129898884 gene encoding chromatin assembly factor 1 subunit FAS1 has product MSEPMMIDGVDEVKMEVVSDRSVKKTMKRKRVSLVMDSPEEKAAKIEALKEEMKGLLEYYKEVVEKKVVEVENTKGLGLGLNSVIACMLEESNLSLSKLVDVIFEKISDSEFSSSKVSVKSAVILVGQRMLYGIPNADVDVLEDESESALWCWETRDLKLLPKSVRATLKIRRTCRKKIHERITAVSALLTALKKLETDKNLTQEQMKTSEKLGKVLNEADIRLLVASMEQKNGAEVAEKSVKLEEKLLIKQLERNKREAEKEKKRMEREVQKEKLKSEKELKRLQSEAEKEEKRFEKEESKLKKQIMREQEETEKDRRRKEKEEAEVKRQLTLQKQASMMERFLKRSKTNSSSQNSRSVDEQASDFALSKCEKMPESVTLSMDSVLTQNDDFNADDLWKSHLTSWHCLGRSIVSKGKVHWGIRRKPKTNVVKEIKLTASRGQTCDIEENTEKLVDGWAEPNSTTRSCNSGEVNVTPCCQKGLLRRQLLQFDKCHRPAFYGVWPKKSQVVGARHPLAMDPDLDYEVDSDEEWEEEEPGESLSDCDKDDNECLEEECSRGEDEDESEDGFLVPDGYLSDEEGVQVDKVESHDAEGSKILSISAQEGLGEEFAVLLRQQKYLHNLTEQALRKNRPLIILNLMHEKAPLLLADELTGNEKVEQMCLGALAICSFPGHSSIPISTCNDVVEGDSEACPSGSKAITQQIASSAALADSDLHQVVSVIQSCSHGINKVVESLQLKFPSIGKTQLKNKVREIAEFIDGRWQVRKDVLVKLGLSISPEKSSRAKSIATFFSKRCLPPSGKTINLHETSPQACQKTSSVSIQPQQDCTYNHE; this is encoded by the exons ATGTCGGAGCCGATGATGATCGACGGTGTTGATGAAGTGAAGATGGAAGTAGTTTCAGATCGATCAGTGAAGAAGACAATGAAGAGAAAGAGGGTTAGTTTGGTAATGGATAGTCCGGAAGAGAAAGCGGCGAAAATTGAAGCgttgaaagaggaaatgaaaggATTGTTGGAGTATTATAAGGAAGTGGTGGAGAAGAAAGTGGTGGAAGTAGAGAATACGAAAGGGTTGGGGTTGGGATTGAACTCTGTGATTGCTTGCATGTTGGAGGAAAGTAATCTTTCGTTATCGAAATTGGTGGATGTGATTTTTGAGAAGATTAGTGATAGCGAGTTTAGTAGTAGTAAGGTTAGTGTTAAAAGTGCTGTGATTTTAGTTGGGCAGAGGATGCTTTACGGAATTCCAAATGCAGATGTTGATGTTTTGGAGGATGAATCTGAGTCTGCTCTTTGGTGTTGGGAG ACACGAGACCTTAAATTGTTGCCCAAATCAGTCCGGGCTACTCTGAAGATTCGTCGGACTTGTCGGAAAAAAATCCATGAGAGAATTACTGCTGTCTCTG CTTTATTGACTGCGCTAAAAAAGTTGGAAACTGATAAAAACCTCACCCAAGAACAGATGAAGACTTCTGAAAAGCTTGGCAAAGTATTAAATGAGGCAGATATCCGCCTGTTGGTTGCAAGCATGGAACAGAAAAATGGCGCTGAAGT GGCTGAGAAGTCAGTAAAACTGGAGGAGAAACTTTTGATCAAGCAGTTAGAGAGAAACAAACGAGAAGctgaaaaagagaagaaaaggatGGAGCGTGAGGTTCAGAAAGAAAAACTGAAAAGT GAAAAAGAGTTAAAACGGCTACAAAGTGAAgcagagaaagaagaaaagcgGTTTGAGAAAGAAGAATCTAAACTGAAAAAACAGATAATGAGAGAACAAGAAGAAACTGAGAAAGATCGACGTCGCAAGGAAAAGGAAGAAGCTGAAGTTAAAAGGCAACTTACTTTACAAAAGCAAGCTTCAATGATGGAGCGCTTTCTCAAAAGAAGCAAAACTAACTCTTCTTCCCAGAATAGCCGGTCCGTAGATGAGCAAGCTTCCGATTTTGCCCTTAGCAAGTGTGAAAAGATGCCTGAATCTGTTACTCTGTCAATGGACTCAGTCCTTACACAAAATGATGACTTTAATGCTGATGATTTATGGAA GTCACACTTAACTTCATGGCATTGCTTAGGTCGTTCTATTGTTTCAAAAGGAAAAGTTCATTGGGGAATCCGTCGAAAGCCCAAGACTAATGTAGTCAAGGAAATTAAGCTAACAGCCAGTAGAGGACAGACTTGTGACATTGAGGAAAATACAGAGAAACTAGTTGATGGATGGGCTGAGCCTAATAGTACTACCAGATCATGTAATTCTGGGGAGGTCAATGTTACTCCTTGTTGCCAGAAGGGCCTACTGAGGAGGCAATTGTTGCAGTTTGATAAGTGTCATAGACCTGCATTTTATGGTGTTTGGCCAAAGAAAAG CCAAGTTGTTGGAGCACGTCACCCCCTCGCAATGGATCCAGACTTGGATTATGAGGTTGATAGTGATGAAGAATGGGAAGAG GAGGAACCAGGTGAAAGTCTGTCAGATTGTGATAAAGATGATAACGAATGCTTGGAGGAAGAATGTTCAAGaggtgaagatgaagatgaaagTGAAGATGGATTTTTGGTGCCAGATGGGTATCTCTCAGATGAAGAG GGTGTACAAGTTGACAAAGTGGAATCTCATGATGCAGAAGGGTCTAAAATTTTGTCCATTTCTGCACAAGAAGGGCTAGGTGAAGAGTTTGCGGTGTTGCTTCGGCAGCAAAAATATCTTCACAACTTGACTGAACAGGCTCTTAGGAAAAACAGGCCACTTATTATATTAAATCTTATGCATGAAAAAGCTCCCTTGTTATTGGCTGATGAACTGACTGGTAATGAGAAAGTCGAACAAATGTGCCTGGGGGCATTGGCCATCTGTTCATTTCCTGGTCATTCATCTATTCCAATATCCACTTGTAATGACGTGGTTGAGGGGGATTCTGAGGCTTGCCCATCAGGTAGCAAGGCAATTACCCAACAAATAGCATCTTCAGCTGCTCTAGCGGACTCAGATTTACATCAAGTT GTATCTGTTATTCAGTCATGCTCACATGGTATAAACAAGGTGGTGGAGTCTTTACAACTTAAGTTCCCAAGTATTGGAAAAACCCAACTGAAAAACAAGGTGCGGGAGATAGCAGAGTTTATTGATGGTAGATGGCAG GTTAGAAAGGATGTTCTTGTGAAGCTTGGGCTATCAATATCACCTG AAAAAAGCAGCAGGGCAAAGAGCATTGCTACATTTTTTTCGAAGAGATGTTTGCCACCTTCTGGAAAAACCATCAATCTGCATGAGACTTCCCCACAAGCATGCCAGAAGACTTCTTCAGTTTCTATCCAGCCACAGCAAGACTGCACATACAACCATGAATGA
- the LOC129898904 gene encoding stearoyl-[acyl-carrier-protein] 9-desaturase, chloroplastic, whose product MALNVNAATLQSHKMLPFPSSSIRSHRVFMASTIHRHSVEVGSVKKAFTPPREVHVQVTHSMPPEKIEIFDSLRDWAAQNLLVNLKPVEKCWQPTDFLPDPASEGFDEQVKELRERCKEIPDDYFVVLIGDMITEEALPTYQTMINTLDGVRDETGASLSPWAIWTRAWTAEENRHGDLLNKYLYLSGRVDMKQIEKTIQYLIGSGMDPRTENNPYLGFVYTSFQERATFVSHGNTARLAKEHGDMKLAQICGSIAADEKRHETAYTKIVEKLLEVDPDGAIMAIGDMMRKKISMPAHLMYDGRDDNLFEHFSAVAQRLGVYTAKDYADILEFLVGRWEVEKLTGLSGEGRRAQDYVCGLAPRIRKLEERAQARAKQRSPVPFSWIFDKEIKI is encoded by the exons ATGGCACTGAATGTCAATGCGGCGACGTTACAATCTCACAAAATGTTACcatttccttcttcttcaatcAGATCTCATCGAGTTTTCATGGCTTCAACCATTCATCGACATTCTGT GGAAGTTGGAAGTGTGAAGAAGGCATTCACTCCTCCACGAGAGGTGCATGTTCAAGTAACCCATTCCATGCCACCAGAaaagattgaaatttttgattCTCTTCGCGATTGGGCTGCACAGAATCTCTTGGTGAACCTAAAGCCTGTCGAGAAATGTTGGCAGCCTACTGATTTTCTTCCCGATCCTGCTTCCGAGGGATTTGATGAGCAGGTCAAGGAGCTAAGGGAAAGGTGTAAGGAAATTCCTGACGACTACTTTGTTGTTTTAATTGGGGATATGATCACGGAGGAGGCCCTTCCAACTTATCAGACCATGATAAACACCCTGGATGGTGTTCGTGATGAAACTGGTGCCAGCCTTTCTCCCTGGGCTATTTGGACTAGGGCATGGACAGCGGAGGAAAATAGGCATGGTGATCTTCTCAACAAATATCTTTATCTTTCTGGAAGAGTTGATATGAAGCAAATTGAAAAGACAATCCAGTACCTAATTGGTTCTGGGATG GATCCTCGCACGGAAAACAACCCCTATCTAGGTTTTGTCTACACTTCTTTCCAAGAAAGGGCTACCTTTGTTTCACATGGAAACACAGCTAGGCTCGCCAAGGAGCATGGGGACATGAAACTAGCACAAATATGTGGATCAATTGCTGCAGACGAGAAGCGCCATGAAACTGCATATACCAAGATCGTCGAGAAGCTACTCGAGGTTGACCCTGATGGGGCCATAATGGCTATTGGTGACATGATGAGGAAAAAAATCTCAATGCCCGCTCATCTGATGTATGATGGCAGGGATGACAACCTCTTTGAACACTTCTCTGCTGTAGCTCAACGGCTTGGTGTATACACTGCCAAGGACTATGCAGATATTCTGGAATTCCTGGTGGGTAGATGGGAAGTGGAGAAATTGACCGGTCTTTCCGGTGAAGGACGCAGAGCACAAGATTATGTATGTGGACTGGCTCCGCGGATTAGAAAATTGGAGGAGAGAGCACAGGCAAGGGCCAAGCAACGAAGTCCCGTTCCTTTCAGCTGGATTTTTGATAAAGAGATTAAGATATGA